ATCTTTCTATCTGCTGTACAACTGAAAGAAGCATCTGCTTGTATCTCTCGTATTTTTCTTTTTCTTCATTTACAACCTTTTCAGGTGCTTTTTGTAAAAAGTTTTGATTGTTCAGCAGTTTCTCAGATCTCTCAACCTCTTTTAAAAGTCTTTCCTTTTCATCAAGTAGTCTTTTAAGCTCTGCTTGAACATCAACTATTTCTTTCAATTTCACATACGCAACTCCCCAAGACAGTACTAAAGCTACGCTATCTTCTGGAGCTTCATTTGAGATTATAACCTGATCAAAATTTGCAAGTCTTTTGAGGTAAATCTCCCATAAGCTCAATTGATTTGCCATTGAAAGGTCATCAGTCTTTATATATACCTTAGGCTTGATATCAGGCTTGATGTTTTTCTCTAATCTCAAATTTCTCAGACTTCTTATGAGTTCTATAAGTTTTTCAACCATTTGAATGTCTTCAGTAAATTGATATCCCCTTGGCTTTGGCCAGGTTGCTATCACAAGACTCTCTTCAACATGTGGAAGGTTCAAATAAATTTCCTCTGTTACAAATGGCATAAACGGATGCAATAGTTTCAGAACATTTGTTAATACTGTCAACAATACATATTGAACTTCTTTATTGTTCTCGGCTTCTTTATTGTAAAGTATTGGTTTAGACATTTCAATATACCAATCGCAAAATTCATCCCATATAAAGTCATATAACTTTTGAGCAGCAATCCCAATTTCAAACTTTTCAAGGTTTTCTGTAACTTCGCTGATAAGTGTATCAAGCCTGGAAAGAATCCATCTTTCGGTAAATGTAAACTTGCTTTCATCAGGTTTAAAACTTGTGTCAATGTCAAGGTTCATGATCACAAATCTTGCAGCATTCCAAATCTTGTTTGCAAAGTTTCTATTAGCTTCAACCTTTTCCATATGAAATCTTGTGTCATTTCCAGGAGATATACCAGTGACAAGTGTAAATCTGAGCGCGTCAGCACCGTACTTTTCTATTACCTCAAGGGGATCTATACCATTGCCCAAGGATTTGCTCATCTTTCTCCCCTGAGCATCTCTTACAATACCGTGTATCAAAACATACTTAAAGGGTTCTTTACCCATATGCTCTAAACCAGAAAAAATCATCCTTGCAACCCAGAAGAAAATGATATCATATGCAGTTACCAAAACATCTGTTGGGTAGAAATACTTCAGGTCTTCTGTCTCCTCAGGCCAGCCAAGCGTAGAAAATGGCCACAGAGCAGACGAAAACCAAGTGTCAAGCGTGTCCTCATCTTGATACACGTTGGTAGAACCGCATTTTGAACATACCTTTACTTCTTCTCTGCTGACCATCATATTTTCGCAATCACGGCAATAATAAGCAGGAATTCTGTGCCCCCACCACAGCTGTCTTGATATACACCAGTCTTTTATATTCTCCATCCAGTTAAAGTATATCTTTTCAAATCTTTCAGGTATAAATTTAATCTTTCCTTCCTTCACAACTTTTATTGCAGGCTCTGCTAAAGGTTTCATCTTGACAAACCACTGTTTTGAGACAAGAGGCTCTATTACAGTTGAACATCTATAACAGTGTCCCACATTGTGAGTATAGTCCTCTTCTTTCACAAGAAGACCAAGATCTTTTAAGTCCTTTACAATATTCTTTCTTGCTTCATACCTCTCCTGCCCTGCATATTTTCCTGCATTTTCGTTCATATACCCTTTTGTGTCTATCACCTGAACCATTGGAAGGTTGTGTTTTTGCCCAATCTCAAAGTCGTTCGGGTCATGGGCAGGAGTTATCTTTACAACACCTGTTCCAAATTCCATGTCAACATAATCGTCTGCAATTATTGGTATTTCTCTATTCACAAGAGGAAGCACAACTGTCTTCCCAATCAAATGCTTGTATCTTTGGTCATTAGGGTTTACTGCAACGGCAGTATCACCCAGCATTGTTTCAGGCCTTGTTGTAGCCACAATCACATAGTACGAATTATCTTTTGCAGGGTATTTTATATAGTAGAGCTTTCCTTTTTTCTCCTCATATTCAACTTCGGCATCAGAAATTGTAGTGTGGCAGGTTGGACACCAGTTAATCATCCTCTCGCCTTTATATATAAGTCCTTTTTCATAAAGTCTTACAAAAACTTCTTTTACAGCATTTGAAAGTCCTTCGTCCATTGTGAACCTTTCTCTGTCCCAGTCACAAGATGCCCCCAGTTTCTTGAGTTGTTCAATAATCCTGCCACCATATACTCTTTTCCACTCCCACGCACGCTCTAAAAACTTCTCTCGCCCTATCATCTCCTTCGTTAAGCCTTCTTCTTTCATCTTTTCAACAATCTTTGCCTCTGTTGCAATGCTTGCATGGTCAGTACCAGGAAGCCAAAGTGCACAGTATCCCTGCATTCTTTTGAACCTAATAAGAATATCTTGGATGGTATTGTTCAGTGCATGGCCCATATGTAACTGCCCTGTAATATTTGGAGGTGGAATAACAATTGTAAAAGGTTTTTTTGAATAATCAATCTTTGCATGGAAATACTTTTTATCAAGCCACATTTTGTAGAGCCTGTCTTCTACCTCTTTCGGATTATATACTTTTTGCACTTTCACATCCCCCTTAAAATGTTTTTATTTCATATTTTATATTATTTCAATTTTAATTTTGTTTCAAACTTTGTGTTAGGAATATTAATTTGGTGGGTATAAAGTAATTGTAATTTAAAAAATTAATTTTTACAAGGGAGGGTCTTAATCAATGATTAAAAGAGGAAATGTATACAAATGTGAAGTCTGTGGAAACATAGTAGAGGTTTTGTATGCGGGTGGTGGCCAGCTTGTATGCTGTGGACAACCTATGACGCTGCTTGAAGCTAACACAGTTGATGCAAGTTTAGAAAAGCATGTCCCTGTTATCGAAAAGACAGAAGAGGGCATCTTGGTCAAAGTAGGTGAAGTTGCTCATCCAATGGAAGAAAAACACTACATCATGTGGATAGAACTTATTGCCGACGATAAAGTCTACAGAAAATATTTAAAACCAGGTGATGAACCAAAGGCATTGTTTGAGGTCTCGGCTGAGAATGTAGTGGCGTATGAATACTGCAATTTACATGGATTGTGGAAAAAAGAATAATAAACAATAGGGGGTTGCATAAAAAGCTTTTGTTTTTCTTCTTATATTTGCAACCCCCTATCTTTTTCATGAAAGCTTATTTTGAAAGAAGTCTTTTTGTCTCTCTTGCAATCATAAGTTCCTCATTTGTAGGAACTATTAAAACCTTTACCTTACTCTCAGGTTTGTTTATTTCAAAAACCTTGCCTTTTTCTACATTGAAGTTTCTTTCTCTATCGTACAGGACACCCATATACTCTAAATCAGTCAAACATTTATCTCTCACAAGAGCATTATTTTCACCTATTCCAGCAGTAAATATTATTGCATCTACTCCACCCAAGACCGCTGCGTACTCACCAATATACTTTTTAACCCTGTAACAGAACATGTCAATTGCAAGCTGTGCTCTTTCATTACCCTCATTTGCAGCTTTTTCTAAATCTCTAAAGTCACTGCTCACACCTGATATACCAAGCACACCCGACTTTTTATTCAGAAAATCATTCATCTGCTTTACATCCATTTTTTCTTTTTCCATAAGATAGAGTATCACAGCAGGGTCAATTGTTCCGCTTCTTGTTCCCATTGCAAGACCAGCCAAAGGAGTAAATCCCATGCTTGTATCAACTGATTTTCCGTACTTTATTGCACATACACTCGAACCATTTCCAAGATGACATGTTATAAGTTTTAACTCCTCAAGAGGTCTTCTTAAGTACTCTGCAGCTTTAATTGCAACATATTTGTGTGATGTTCCATGGAATCCATATTTTCTAATTTTATATTTTTCATACACCTCATATGGAAGCGAATACATATACGCATATCTTGGCATTGTTTGATGAAATGCTGTATCAAATACAGCCACATTAGGTTTCCCAGGAATCTCTTTTTCACATGCTTCAATCCCCATTAAATTAGCAGGATTGTGAAGAGGCGCAAGTTCAATACATTCCCTTATTGCTTTCTTTACCTCTTCATTGACAATTACCGCATCACTAAAATATTCCCCACCATGAACAACCCTGTGACCAATTGCATCAATTTCATCCATGGAATGGATAATACCAGCTTCTTCATGTGTAAGCATCTCTAACACAAGCTTAATAGCAACATTGTGGTCATTTATTTCCTGTTCTTTTACAATCTCTTGACCATTCTTTTGATGTCTAATAAATGCCCCCGGCAAACCAATCCTGTCAACAACACCTTTACAAAGAGCAACCTCTGTATCGGTATCAATAAATTGATACTTTAAAGATGAACTTCCTGAATTTAATACTAAAACCTTCATT
The sequence above is drawn from the Caldicellulosiruptor bescii DSM 6725 genome and encodes:
- a CDS encoding valine--tRNA ligase, giving the protein MQKVYNPKEVEDRLYKMWLDKKYFHAKIDYSKKPFTIVIPPPNITGQLHMGHALNNTIQDILIRFKRMQGYCALWLPGTDHASIATEAKIVEKMKEEGLTKEMIGREKFLERAWEWKRVYGGRIIEQLKKLGASCDWDRERFTMDEGLSNAVKEVFVRLYEKGLIYKGERMINWCPTCHTTISDAEVEYEEKKGKLYYIKYPAKDNSYYVIVATTRPETMLGDTAVAVNPNDQRYKHLIGKTVVLPLVNREIPIIADDYVDMEFGTGVVKITPAHDPNDFEIGQKHNLPMVQVIDTKGYMNENAGKYAGQERYEARKNIVKDLKDLGLLVKEEDYTHNVGHCYRCSTVIEPLVSKQWFVKMKPLAEPAIKVVKEGKIKFIPERFEKIYFNWMENIKDWCISRQLWWGHRIPAYYCRDCENMMVSREEVKVCSKCGSTNVYQDEDTLDTWFSSALWPFSTLGWPEETEDLKYFYPTDVLVTAYDIIFFWVARMIFSGLEHMGKEPFKYVLIHGIVRDAQGRKMSKSLGNGIDPLEVIEKYGADALRFTLVTGISPGNDTRFHMEKVEANRNFANKIWNAARFVIMNLDIDTSFKPDESKFTFTERWILSRLDTLISEVTENLEKFEIGIAAQKLYDFIWDEFCDWYIEMSKPILYNKEAENNKEVQYVLLTVLTNVLKLLHPFMPFVTEEIYLNLPHVEESLVIATWPKPRGYQFTEDIQMVEKLIELIRSLRNLRLEKNIKPDIKPKVYIKTDDLSMANQLSLWEIYLKRLANFDQVIISNEAPEDSVALVLSWGVAYVKLKEIVDVQAELKRLLDEKERLLKEVERSEKLLNNQNFLQKAPEKVVNEEKEKYERYKQMLLSVVQQIERLESLR
- a CDS encoding desulfoferrodoxin, with product MIKRGNVYKCEVCGNIVEVLYAGGGQLVCCGQPMTLLEANTVDASLEKHVPVIEKTEEGILVKVGEVAHPMEEKHYIMWIELIADDKVYRKYLKPGDEPKALFEVSAENVVAYEYCNLHGLWKKE
- a CDS encoding acetate kinase, translating into MKVLVLNSGSSSLKYQFIDTDTEVALCKGVVDRIGLPGAFIRHQKNGQEIVKEQEINDHNVAIKLVLEMLTHEEAGIIHSMDEIDAIGHRVVHGGEYFSDAVIVNEEVKKAIRECIELAPLHNPANLMGIEACEKEIPGKPNVAVFDTAFHQTMPRYAYMYSLPYEVYEKYKIRKYGFHGTSHKYVAIKAAEYLRRPLEELKLITCHLGNGSSVCAIKYGKSVDTSMGFTPLAGLAMGTRSGTIDPAVILYLMEKEKMDVKQMNDFLNKKSGVLGISGVSSDFRDLEKAANEGNERAQLAIDMFCYRVKKYIGEYAAVLGGVDAIIFTAGIGENNALVRDKCLTDLEYMGVLYDRERNFNVEKGKVFEINKPESKVKVLIVPTNEELMIARETKRLLSK